cacagaattactgAAGTGTTGGTTTCTCCTGAGGAAGCCTTGGTGCTGATGGAGGAAAAATCAGTCTTTTGGGTGACAAAACATAGTGAAGAGGAAGGTTTTTTCAGGatgaagaatattttctttgactTCCTGCTAAGTGGTAAATTATGAACCAGGTTATGTTCTCTCATCCTCACAGATATACCACGAGTTCTAACTAAGGTTTTTTCTAGGCCTCACCTGAAACTATAGTAGTAATATTCTATTTACGAAATACTGTGCTAAAAATTACCttccatgagaaaaaaaaaaaacaaacctgcttTCTAAGGGTAATTTCAAATTGCTTTTGGTGCAAAAACTTCCTTTTGAAAGGAcaatagtaagaaaaaaatctgtgttgtTTAATTCTTTCTCACAAAACAAGCAAGTATGTTAGCTCTAGGCAGAGAGGTCAGCATAGTTCAAGGGATAGTTTGCAGTGTGAGCCCAGCAAGGAGGACACTCTCAAGGCACCCACTACAACTATAGTAAGCCACTGGCCAAAAGCAAGAAGTATGGCAGGACTACATGTCTCATAAGCGCCAATAAATCATCTGCACTCTGAAACATGACAGTTGTAGTTCATGCAGGTGGTCTGCCTTCAGCACTGGCTGAAGCTGTAACTAATGGCACCATGTGCAGTAAGGTTATATGTAGTAGTGTGTCCAAACCAAGGGAGTCTGGGCTCGCACCAAGATGGGTTTAAAAGCCTGGATAGGGATGTGCAAATGGAGTGTTCAAGTGCTCCTTCTAATGGAGCCCCTTGTAGATTAGCATTGCTTCTGACAAGCTCTGTTAGCcttttgttctccttttattttaaacatttcttattGGAAACAAGATCCCATTCTTAGAAATGTTCCTTTGACTTTTTATTGTAAATAAATGTCCTGAGTGTTGGCAGAAATATTCTCAGATTACTCAACAGGAGATTATTTCCAAAGCAAATTTATTAGTCTTTACTCCTCCTCTTTCTATCTGCTTTATATTCCCCATATGATCCAGGAGCTGCAAGGCACCAGCCAtgctcccttcccagcctctcctgcaTGCTGGGGTATTCGCACTCGCAGTCCTTCAGGCCCTTGCCTCCGACACCTTCATTGCAGCCGTCTACGAGCACGCAGTCATCCTGCCAGATCCCACTGACAAGCCTGTTTCTCCCGATGACGCTTTGGCCCTGATGAACAAAAACATGGATGTCTTGGAAGGGGCCATAAAGGAAGCTGCCCAGCAGGTACCAGATGTATCATGAGGGTTGTCAATTagtgttttctgctctgtctgaCCTCCCTGGTTATATGTTGATGGGTGAGCTTCTAACAGAGCTTGTTGTGACAGGGTGCCCGCATCATTGTGACTCCTGAAGATGGCATCTATGGCTGGCAATTCACAAGAGAATCCATCTACCCGTACCTGGAGGATATCCCTGCTCCAGTGGTGAACTGGATTCCCTGCACTGACCCCTCAAGGTGATTCCTTCTGCAGTGATTTGTGTGGTTTCAAACTAGTATCTCATGGAGTCATGAGCAGCTCCCACTAAATGCATAGGAACTGctaattttttaatctgttaaAAATCACAAGTACTGTAGACATGAGATACACCAAAAAGAAGTCTTAATTAAATGGTAATTGGAATATGCCAAGTAAAAAGCATTGAGacagttttactttaaaacttacaaaaggatgaaaatgaggaaattttaggcaaaataattattttaaaaacatgtaaaattTTATCAATTCAGATCACTTGTGAAAATCCTCTAAGTATAAGCTAGTTTATTATCATATCAGATGCATAGATCAGACTAAGTGATAGAGTCCTCAGCTCATGTGGCTGAGCTATTTATAAAGCAAATTGCACAAGATATTTATCTAGATCTGAAAGAAGTGTCTTCTGGAAATCCAGCCACTTCCACAATTTGCTGTGTTACACAGAACTCCTCTGAATCTGTGTCAGCAGGGGACACCAAGAGGACCAAGTTCGTGTCTAAGCTAAGCTTTTATATTCTTTTCTGAGGCTTTACAAAGCTAGATTTCAGGAGTCCTCAGCTCTGTAAATGCTGTGTCCACTTTTTGCTAAAGGCTTACAGACAGCTGCCTAAAACAGAGtgaagattattaaaaaaagactaaaattGTCTTTTGAAATCAAAGCTTAGAGATgcttgaaaatttatttttaagttattttacATTTATGTCTGTATATGATTTATTCTCCCCTTTGTTTTTTGAAGCTCTTCATATCTTGTGCATGTTAGCTGGGAATTCTCTCCACACAGAAAATAACATCGTTAAGGGTACAGGAAAGAAGAACACAGGgacaccattttttttaaagatgaaagaCACTGTCAATGTAAAATGATGCTACGAACAGAGAAGAAGATGAACAGAAACTATGATTTGATCAATTTCTTTTGCATATGGGAATGTGcagacaataaaaatattttgaatgcaTTTCTTCTACAGATGCACTTAAACTTCTagaagttttttcttctttcactgaaaatacATTAGATTTGGTCCAGCACCAGTGCAGGAACGACTCAGCTGCATGGCCAGGAATAACTCCATCTATGTGGTTGCAAACATTGGGGACAAGAAACCATGTAACTCCAGTGATCCCGGCTGCCCCAGTGACGGTCGCTACCAGTACAATACAGATGTCGTCTTTGATCCAGAGGGGAAACTGGTGGCTCGTTATCACAAGGTAAGGAGGTGCTTCAGCATCATCCTGTAATTTATtatcaatatatttttcatCTCTCTATCACCAATTTCAGCTTGTTCTTACAATAATTTAACATTATTATAAATTGTCAACCAACTCAGGATGATTTGATGCAAGGATCTTGTGgccagaaggaaaaataagcaaGTGCTTGACCAATCAGACATTATTCCCAGGCGCATCACAAATGCAGAGAGCTTACCAGCTGCCAAATACATAAAGGCTACATTTATGATAGTAAATGGTAAAGAAACAGTGACAGAGTTTTCCATACTCCATAAATGTTAGCTCATCCTTGATACATTCTTAGCCAAGTTAGTCTGCCAAGTCTTGGCAGAGTTTAGCATCTAATATTGGCTGggctttgcttccaggaggcagATGGGGCACAGCTACCCCATTTTGTAGGTGGATAGGGTCAGCTGGATGGTTTTAAACCAGCTGTGCAGGCCGGCTCAGGTACCTCAACTCCCAGCTTTGCTTTAAAGCCTATCTCAGATGCAAAATAGGTGTTCATAATCTTCAGGcgttttttttaagtttctaatatgccttttttttcaccTGCAGTACAACCTGTTTAGAGGTGAAACTCAGTTTAATTACCCAAAAGAGCCAGAAGTTGTCACCTTTGAGACTCCCTTTGGGAAGTTCGGCATTTTCACTTGCTTTGACGTCCTTTTCCATGAGCCTGCAGTGGTCCTGGTGAGCAAGATGCAGGTGGACACTGTGCTCTTCCCGACGGCTTGGATGAATGTTCTGCCATTTCTGACTGCAGTTGAGTTTCATTCTGCCTGGGCCATGGGCATGGGTGTCAATTTACTTTCAGCAAATACTCACAACATCAGCTTTGCAATGACAGGTGAGTTACATTCAGGAATTGTCCTCAGATTCAGAAGCAGgcagaaatgttttagacaTAGTGAAGTCTCAGGAAAATAGTGTTTTAATCAGACTAAAGATCTTTGTGGTACCATCCTAAATGTAATAAACACCTTCAGGCATTAAAATGTTGAATGTACTGGAAAAGGTAAAATTAGAAAGCCCATGACATTAAATTTTGATAAGTTGAAAGtggaattttatttcaaaaacagCACAAAGTTTCACttaaattttcattcttttgtttagaagcagcatttttttaaaaaaattgaatcaACAGTTAAGtagagaaaaaatgtttcaattGAAACTTAATAATGTAAAACCAAAAGGAGGATTCCTATTGTAtattgaataaaatattttcagattttgggGCTGCTAAGGAATTAGAGATatatatgttttgttttgctctgaatagatattttctgtctttattttcctgtaaactgagaaaatgTTGTTGTAGCTGCATCTGTAACTCTTCTCTGAAGCCTGAGTGAAAACCACAAAGGAACATTTTTGCCTGCCCTAAATAAACTGAATTGAGTTTAAGCCACAACCCTGTGTTTCATCCAGTTAAACATAACTACCCCCATGGTTTCCTTATTTGTCAAATATGCCCCTCTTAGAGCTCTGATCTATATTAACATGAACCTAAGTTTTAACACTATGATGGATATTTTAGcagttctgtgttttaaaattcttccaAAACTCTCCATAAGGTATTAACAGAAAATACTGTAACTGACAAACAGTACCAGTGTGGCATGGGGAGCGACTGGTCCCCCTGCCAAGCCATGCTCTGGGGTGCTGGCTAACAGAGGGCTGCTGGTTATCCTTGACAGGCAGTGGGCTGTTCACTCCAGAAGGACCTGCCACCTACCATTATGACACTGGAACTGAGGAGGGATGTCTCCTGCTAGCAGAGTTGAGCGCATACCCCTGTCTTTCCCCCACTTACCCTCCTGCCATCAACTGGAGTTTGTATGCCACAAGTATCAAGAAATTTCCAGGAGAAAATGACACTTTTTCGGGATCTGTCCGGCAGGATATATTCACTTTCACTGAACTCAGGCGCAAAACTGGAAATTACACCATTTGCCAAGGAGACCTCTGCTGTCATCTGGTCTATCAGATGTCAAACAAGAGGAAAACCGAAGTTTATGTCCTGGGTGCATTTGATGGGCTTCACGGTTCTCTCATAAAATACCATTGGCAGGTAATTGTTTTTTTAGGGGTGAATGTGGCTACCCCAACCACCCCAAACCACTTGTCCGCTACTTCATACTGAGAAATTTTCTTGATATCAAATCCAGCTCTTGATTTTGAAAGTTTAGTGATGCTTTACCTTTCTTTATCCTCCTCCCCGCAGATATGCACACTGCTCAAGTGCAAGAGCACAGACCTGGACACATGTGGGCAGCCAGTGGAGACGGCTCAGACCAAGTTTGAGATGTTCTCCCTCAGCGGCACATTTGGCACCAACTACGTCTTTCCAGAAGTGTTGTACAGTGGAGTGCAGCTGGCACCTGGGGAGTTTGAGGTAAGGGGGCACGCTGGAGCTGTTTGATGCAAAGTTTTCCAGGCTGTGGTGCTGAAAACTGGCATGTCAGCAAAGTCCCACTCAAGAACCACTTTTGTTGGTTTTGCAAACTGTAACTCAAAAGGACACATTAAAACAGGTGGATTGAATTATATCCATCATATCAACCTCAATGCTGAGGCTGAGAATCTCTTTAGTGTTTTCTGTAGCAAATACACCTTCCCACTTCAGGTCCCAAATCTATAAACAACAGCATTCAAGGAGCTATTTTCTACAGGTTTCTGCTGATGGGcattttaggagaaaaagaaataaaatactcttGAGAAGTTGTCCAAATGAGAAAAATTGCTTAGGAGTATCATGTGTAAGAGCAGAGATCCTACTCAGTTAAAAAggttaaaaacaattttttaggACTCtgtagtgtttatttttttatttggaacTTAGAAGAGGCAATGAAGACAGTGAAAAAGATCTGAAAAATTTTAGGGGAAACAAGGGTGACTTTTTTACAGGGTAGGGAATTGAAAAGCATTGTTCCCCTTGCATACTTTTTTTTGAATGGGACTTCTGTAAAAATATACACATCAAAGAATTTATTGGTATGCTATGATCATAGTCCAACTTAAAAATTAtatgttgtatttttttaacaaatgcaTGCTTATTTTTTGTCACAGAGGCTCTTAAAAAGTTGCCGGTGTTCATAGTCTCTGAACAACAGTGATTTCAAATTGATATGTAAAAAGTAACTAAGAAAAGCTACATATGTCCGGTAGCTTGAAATTTTCTACTTCCATCTGAAAATTGTTTAGGGgtctacaaataaaaaaatatttcaaatctgtCCTAGATATGTATATAACCTTTATTGCCTTCTATGAGTATAATGAGAACCTAACAAATCAGTTATTCTCACTCTCACCTTCTCTTGAGGTGGAgaaaatgatcttttttttccaaagatggAGAAATGTTTAAAGACCTCCTGGTCCAAGGAAATGTGGGAAGGCTATAGTGGTAAGGCTATGGCAGAGCCAGAGGGAATTCTGGTTTCTTTCATTCTCATGATTGTTTAAAAGTGTTGCATCAAAATATTCAACATCTAAGTTCTATTCTTTCTGTACTATGCAATATTGCTATTCTGTTAATGGACTGTTAGTGTCAATCTTTCTCTTTTCGATTAGGTTCTACGTGACGGACGTTTGAAAAGTAAACATGGCACATCGAAACCGCTCATAACAGCGACACTTTTTGGAAGGCTTTATGAGAAGGACCTGCCACATCCTCCGCGAACCTCCCAATAATAACATGACTCCTTAGGTGTTACACAATCACATAGACAGGAGGGGAATTTCCTCATGACACGTAGCAGTTATCCTGTATGATTCCTGTTCTGCAATCTTGCACTTCTGCTCAGCGGCTGCGGCAGTTTGGTTTATTTAGGAGAAAGGGAAGTGATCACTCCGTTGTGTGTAACTTTTTAACAGTGCTTGAGCCAGAGCAATTATTTTTTAGTATGAGTGCTCTGTCACATGAAACTTTTAAGTAGAAATTTCATTTCCCCCAAGGTATCATATAGATTACTAGGACAAGAGTGAAAAGAAGACTGTTACCAAAACATATGAAATGTGGTTTGTCATTTTACTGCAGGACAAATTTTCTCCAAAGAAGCTCATGATTTCTGTTATTCCATGTGCTGTGGCTTCTTAGCATGCAATTTTGGAGGCTCTTTCCAGGAATTATTTCAtcctggaaataaaacagctgaGCTTCTACTTAGGGGAGGGACTCTACCACTTGGGAGCAGTCAGTCAAAACAGGCAGGGATTCAAAGTTGTGCTTGCTGGTGCCTGAGTTGTGGGGGTAGCACAGACTAGTCTTCCATCAAATAGAAGAGGTTTTGGTCAAGCATGGTTATGACTGACCCGTGGCAACCCTAATCCCACATGACTGTTCTGTGTGTAGTGCATATGGGGTCCAGAATCTCAAGACACAGATGGCCATGCTAAGAGTGAGAATTGACCCTGCTCCCAAGCCAGTCTGGTACACTCCAGGAGCCTCTTGTGTTGTCCATAATGGACAACAGTTTGAGAAGGGCAAACAAGATTGACCAGGCTGCTTGTGAAGGTCTGCAGTGTCATCCTGTTTACAGGTTTGCACTGGGGTCAGCACAGTCAGGCACACACCACGTGAAGCAtctccacagcagagcagctgggagcttCTCCCTAGGGGTGCTCCCCTTGGTCATGCTTCCCTGTCTGTCTTCAGTGCTGCTCGCTCAGGCCTCTGCACTTGAAAAGCTCAAGGAACCTCTCTGAGAAAGGCAAGAGTTATCCTGACTTGTAAGCTCTGGTACTGAAATGCATCCTAAACCAGTTTTTGATGCAAAAACGTAACTCTCTCAGCTACCCCTGCACCCTGCTTTTTTGCTCCCTGCCTCTGGTACCTTTCTGTTCTAGGCTTGGTGATTCCTTGAGACAGCTCAGGCCTTGTCTCCAGCAGGTAGgtctgaaagaaagaaggagtCCATCTGGGGGGACCTGCTGCATCCCACAGCCCTCTCACCTCACAGGCACTGCCAGACCTGCCCACTCAGTCATGGAGGTggagccacagctcctcctaCTCATGCCCCTGCTGCTCACCTCCATCTCCCCTGAGGCTGCACTTCTGGCGAAATACGCTGTTATTACCTGGCCTAGAGTTGTTCgagtggaaaagaaaacaaaaaccaaaactgacAAACGGGAACTGCTACTGGAATAGCACGTGAAagcaatttgtcttttttttttccacaatcaAAGCAGtttattaaaatcttttttcactgtttggcaatcaacaaaaaaaaaagaagaatctgaaaccattttagaaataaatgccTCATGGAATCATCAGTGACACTTTTGGAACAAATAAACTAAAGTCAACAGTAGGCAAAAAGCAGATTTACCAGCTCAactggttagagcatggtgttAAAAACACCAAGGTTATGGGTTCtatccctgtatgggccattcactcaagagttggacttgatgatccttgtgggtcccttctaactcagaatattctgtgattctgtgaaatactttGCAGGTTGATAGTACTCTAAATACTAAGTATTTCAGGAACTCTAGACATTAAGT
This DNA window, taken from Pseudopipra pipra isolate bDixPip1 chromosome 3, bDixPip1.hap1, whole genome shotgun sequence, encodes the following:
- the LOC135411636 gene encoding pantetheine hydrolase VNN2-like isoform X1 — encoded protein: MLPSQPLLHAGVFALAVLQALASDTFIAAVYEHAVILPDPTDKPVSPDDALALMNKNMDVLEGAIKEAAQQGARIIVTPEDGIYGWQFTRESIYPYLEDIPAPVVNWIPCTDPSRFGPAPVQERLSCMARNNSIYVVANIGDKKPCNSSDPGCPSDGRYQYNTDVVFDPEGKLVARYHKYNLFRGETQFNYPKEPEVVTFETPFGKFGIFTCFDVLFHEPAVVLVSKMQVDTVLFPTAWMNVLPFLTAVEFHSAWAMGMGVNLLSANTHNISFAMTGSGLFTPEGPATYHYDTGTEEGCLLLAELSAYPCLSPTYPPAINWSLYATSIKKFPGENDTFSGSVRQDIFTFTELRRKTGNYTICQGDLCCHLVYQMSNKRKTEVYVLGAFDGLHGSLIKYHWQICTLLKCKSTDLDTCGQPVETAQTKFEMFSLSGTFGTNYVFPEVLYSGVQLAPGEFEVLRDGRLKSKHGTSKPLITATLFGRLYEKDLPHPPRTSQ
- the LOC135411636 gene encoding pantetheine hydrolase VNN2-like isoform X2 gives rise to the protein MGLPKACASAMFLLLSALEALASDTFIAAVYEHAVILPDPTDKPVSPDDALALMNKNMDVLEGAIKEAAQQGARIIVTPEDGIYGWQFTRESIYPYLEDIPAPVVNWIPCTDPSRFGPAPVQERLSCMARNNSIYVVANIGDKKPCNSSDPGCPSDGRYQYNTDVVFDPEGKLVARYHKYNLFRGETQFNYPKEPEVVTFETPFGKFGIFTCFDVLFHEPAVVLVSKMQVDTVLFPTAWMNVLPFLTAVEFHSAWAMGMGVNLLSANTHNISFAMTGSGLFTPEGPATYHYDTGTEEGCLLLAELSAYPCLSPTYPPAINWSLYATSIKKFPGENDTFSGSVRQDIFTFTELRRKTGNYTICQGDLCCHLVYQMSNKRKTEVYVLGAFDGLHGSLIKYHWQICTLLKCKSTDLDTCGQPVETAQTKFEMFSLSGTFGTNYVFPEVLYSGVQLAPGEFEVLRDGRLKSKHGTSKPLITATLFGRLYEKDLPHPPRTSQ